The uncultured Desulfatiglans sp. DNA window GGTGGAGGATGGCCGTGTGGTGGGGTTGCGCTGCATCCGAATGGAACTCGGCGAGCCGGACTCCTCGGGCCGTCGCCGTCCTGTTCCCCTGCCGGGCAGCGAGTTCGAGATCGAGATCGATCAGCTGGTACCTGCGATCGGGCAGCGTCCGGATCTGTCGCCGGTGGAGGACACGGAAGACCTGGTGCTGACGCGCTGGGGGACCGTCGAGGCCGATCCGGTTACCTTCGCAACAGGGAAAAAAGGGGTCTTTGCGGGCGGGGACGTTCAGACGGGTCCCTGGGTGGCGATTGGTGCCATCGCTGCCGGAAGGGAGGCCGCCGAATCCATCGTACGGTATCTGGATGATGTCGATATGGCGGCGGGCAGGGAAGTCGCGGCCAATCCCGAGCCGGTCTATCGACCGATTCCTCCGGATGCGGCGGTGCGCCGGCGCGCCCGGATGCCCGAACTCGACCTCGAGGCCAGGAAAGGCAGCTTCAATGAGGTTGAGCTTGGCTACGACGAAGAGGCGGGCCTCGAAGAGGCCGCGAGGTGCCTGAACTGCGGTTATTGCTGTGAATGCTATCAGTGTGTGGAGGCCTGCGGTGCGGGTGCTGTCACCCTCGAAACGCACCAGCAGAAGCCCGAGACCGCTCAGCTGAATGTAGGTTCCATCATTCTCGCCCCCGGATTCCGCCCCTTCGATCCCAGCCGGTATGATACCTACAGTTACAGCAAATTCCGCAATGTGCTCACTTCGATGGAGTTCGAGCGCATCCTCTCGGCGTCCGGCCCGACGATGGGTCACCTGGCGAGATTGTCCGACCACAAGGAGCCCCGGAAGATCGCCTGGCTGCAGTGCGTCGGATCACGCGACATCAACCGGTGCGATCACGGATACTGTTCCTCGGTCTGCTGCATGTACGCCATCAAAGAGGCCGTCATTGCCAAGGAGCATGCTGGGAACGCCCTGGAGTGCGCCGTCTTTTTCATGGACATGCGCACGCACGGCAAGGACTTCGAGCGTTACTACGATGATGCGCGGGGCAAGCATGGCATCCGCTTCATCCGTTCGCGGGTCCACACGATCGATGAGGTGGAGGAAAGCGGGGATCTAATCCTCAAGTATGCGAACGAACAGGGGGAATTTATTGAAGAGTCCTTTGACATGGTCGTCTTGTCCATCGGACTCGAGACGGATCCCGCGGCTGTGCGGCTGGCCGGAGAACTGGGCGTTGAATTGACGGAGGGTTCGTTCTGCAAGACGACCTCGTTCGATCCTGTCGCTACGTCGAGGAAGGGCGTTTATGTCTGCGGCGCCTTCCAGGGGCCGAAGGATATTCCACAGTCCGTGATCGAGGCCAGTTCTGCTGCCGCGGACGCCGGTGCCTTGTTGAAGCAGGGACGCAATACCCTCACGAGAGAAAAGGAGACTCCCGCCGAACGGAACATCCTCGGCGAGCGGCCGCGGATCGGCGTATTCGTCTGCCAGTGCGGGATCAACATCGGAAGTGTGGTGGATGTTCCGGCTGTCCGGGCCTACGCGGAAGGGCTGCCTTACGTCGAATACGTAGCCGATAACCTTTACACCTGCTCTCAGGATACGCAGGACATCATGAGCCAGGTCATCAAGGAGAAGAATCTGAACCGGATCGTGGTGGCCGCCTGTACACCGAAGACCCACGAGCCGCTGTTCCAGGAAACCTTGATCAGCGCCGGTCTGAACAAGTACCTCTTCGAGATGACCAATATCCGAAACCAGGACTCCTGGGTGCATAAGGAAAACCCCCAGGCTGCAACGGAAAAGGCAAAAGATCTGGTCAGGATGGCTGTGTCCAAGGTGGCTCTGATGGAACCGCTTGCAGAAACCAGCCTGGAAGTCAATCAGAAGGCGCTGGTGATCGGAGGCGGCATCTCTGGCATGGTTGCGGCCAGGACCCTGTCGGAGCAGGGCTATCAGGTTTGTTTGGTGGAGCGGGCCGGCACCTTGGGAGGGCAGGCGAGAAACCTTTTCCGCACCTGGAAGGGGGAGGATGTCCAGTCCCACCTCGGGAACCTGGTCCGATCGCTCGAAACGGATCCCAACATCGATGTCCGCCTCAATACCACACTCGAAAATGTCGAGGGATTCGTCGGAAATTTCAAGACGACGTTGAACTGCGGGGATTCGAAGGAAGAGGTGCTGCACGGGGTTGCGATTGTCGCAACGGGTGCCCATGAGTGGCAGCCCGATGTCTATGAATACGGAAAAGATCCCAGGGTCTTGACGCACCTTGAGCTGGACCGCCGGTTCATTGAAAACGACGGTGAATTGAAGAAGCTGGGAAGCGCCGTCTTCATCCAGTGCGTTGGCAGCAGAGAACCTGAGCGTCCCTACTGCTCCCGGGTGTGTTGCACCCATTCGATGGAAAGCGCCCTGCATTTGAAGGAACTCAATCCCGATATGGAAGTCTACATTCTATACCGGGATATGCGGACCTACGGGGAGCGTGAGTACCTCTATCGGAAGGCGCGGCAGGC harbors:
- a CDS encoding putative selenate reductase, YgfK subunit (Evidence 3 : Putative function from multiple computational evidences); this encodes MITCAEVVDVAGEQGSFTVTLNKTPRYIDPLKCTACGDCATVCPVNLPSEYDQGLAERKATFKKYAQAIPGAFSIQKADKAPCRLACPACLNVQGYVQMVKQGKYQEALRIIMEDLPLPGVLGRICPHGCEDACRRCEVDDPVAIRDLKRLAADRFDPREITVSCLPKRGEKVAIIGSGPAGLSAAYHLARKGIQSTIFEALPAAGGMLRVGIPGHRLPREVLDREIEVVTRLGVEIRTGMALGRDITCEGLFEEGYGAVFLAMGAHKGIQLGIPGEKAQGVRQGVDFLREVNLKGTAPVGRKVAIVGGGNVAIDVARSAVRLGAEEVHIIYRRTRAEMPAWEEEIRAAEDEGAKITYLAAPQEALVEDGRVVGLRCIRMELGEPDSSGRRRPVPLPGSEFEIEIDQLVPAIGQRPDLSPVEDTEDLVLTRWGTVEADPVTFATGKKGVFAGGDVQTGPWVAIGAIAAGREAAESIVRYLDDVDMAAGREVAANPEPVYRPIPPDAAVRRRARMPELDLEARKGSFNEVELGYDEEAGLEEAARCLNCGYCCECYQCVEACGAGAVTLETHQQKPETAQLNVGSIILAPGFRPFDPSRYDTYSYSKFRNVLTSMEFERILSASGPTMGHLARLSDHKEPRKIAWLQCVGSRDINRCDHGYCSSVCCMYAIKEAVIAKEHAGNALECAVFFMDMRTHGKDFERYYDDARGKHGIRFIRSRVHTIDEVEESGDLILKYANEQGEFIEESFDMVVLSIGLETDPAAVRLAGELGVELTEGSFCKTTSFDPVATSRKGVYVCGAFQGPKDIPQSVIEASSAAADAGALLKQGRNTLTREKETPAERNILGERPRIGVFVCQCGINIGSVVDVPAVRAYAEGLPYVEYVADNLYTCSQDTQDIMSQVIKEKNLNRIVVAACTPKTHEPLFQETLISAGLNKYLFEMTNIRNQDSWVHKENPQAATEKAKDLVRMAVSKVALMEPLAETSLEVNQKALVIGGGISGMVAARTLSEQGYQVCLVERAGTLGGQARNLFRTWKGEDVQSHLGNLVRSLETDPNIDVRLNTTLENVEGFVGNFKTTLNCGDSKEEVLHGVAIVATGAHEWQPDVYEYGKDPRVLTHLELDRRFIENDGELKKLGSAVFIQCVGSREPERPYCSRVCCTHSMESALHLKELNPDMEVYILYRDMRTYGEREYLYRKARQAGVIFVRYSHEKKPVVQVGTDALEVVVDDHILGRPVLIRSDLLVLASAIIPEKDEAFAQLFKIPMNADGFFVEAHAKLGPSEFATDGVFLCGTAHYPKPIDETVAQAKAACSRAVTLLARKTVQVSGTVAQVNPAYCSSCGVCVSVCPYSAPSFIEKGPFAGRAEINPVLCKGCGLCVASCRSGAINLKGFGTDQIMAMINEI